AGACCGGATGCGGCCGGGCTATGGGGTGCTGTCCTGTCGGCGGCATTGGCAATGCCGTTTTGCTTCCGGTTTCGGCGCTGCCGGATAAACCGCCGCGATGCAGCTAATACCAATGTCTATCTGTCGGTCGAAGCTGGCCTGCTGCTAGCTTGAAGCTGCATCAGAATAACAATAACCGGAGGCGTCTATGACTTCTGAACAAAGCAATGCCGCGGCCTATTGGAAGGCCAATGTGCGGCTCATCACCTGGAGCCTGGTTGTCTGGGCGCTGGTTTCCTACGGATTCGCCATGGTTCTGCGCCCGATGGTCGCGGGAATCTCGGTTGGCGGCTCCGACCTCGGATTCTGGTTCGCCCAACAAGGCTCCATCCTCTTCTTCATCGGGCTCATTTTTCACTACGCGTGGAGACTGAACAAACTCGATAAAGAATTTGGCGTCGAGGAGTAAGTGGTCATGAGCCAATTCGTTATCAACATGTTGTTCGTGGGGGCGTCATTCGCGCTCTACATCGGCATCGCCATCTGGGCGCGTGCCGGTTCCACCAAGGAGTTCTACGTCGCTGGCGGTGGTGTGCATCCGGTCACCAACGGCATGGCGACAGCCGCTGACTGGATGTCCGCTGCTTCCTTCATTTCCATGGCGGGCCTTATCGCCGCCGGTGGTTATGCCAACTCCACCTTCCTCATGGGCTGGACCGGCGGCTATGTGCTGCTGGCGATGCTGCTGGCGCCCTACCTGCGCAAGTTCGGCAAGTTCACCGTGCCGGACTTCATCGGTGATCGTTTCTACAGTCGTGGCGCCCGCCTGACTGCAGTGATCTGCCTGGTGATCATCTCCGTGACCTACGTGATCGGTCAGATGGCTGGCGCTGGTGTTGCC
The sequence above is drawn from the Pseudomonas sp. Z8(2022) genome and encodes:
- a CDS encoding DUF4212 domain-containing protein, yielding MTSEQSNAAAYWKANVRLITWSLVVWALVSYGFAMVLRPMVAGISVGGSDLGFWFAQQGSILFFIGLIFHYAWRLNKLDKEFGVEE